A stretch of Peteryoungia algae DNA encodes these proteins:
- a CDS encoding PfkB family carbohydrate kinase yields MTDRRSTRVVVIGHINHDRIWRLTEPLRPGGRIAWSSRDTRLGGGGYFTAKRLLDFGHDVALLSNLMTDDHGETALADLEATGFDTSLIARREGATDFADILLDPTGDRTILSSERRLSRTFLLDKPVHADAFYVNAPKLPQTIVDSLERAPLVVSQLPIREGGPRPADVIVGSKADLPGMALADVWRVAAELGTKRLTHLVMTDGPDRISLFDGHLEQTLSLARTVSVPDTIGAGDTFSGALLHGLLEGRGIVEATRLAGDTTTDWLEQREQAAHVSAIEKSIS; encoded by the coding sequence ATGACGGACAGAAGATCAACCCGGGTCGTCGTGATCGGCCACATCAACCACGATCGCATCTGGCGCCTGACCGAGCCGCTGCGTCCCGGCGGACGCATCGCCTGGTCGTCGCGTGATACACGCCTCGGCGGCGGTGGATATTTCACCGCCAAGCGTCTTCTCGATTTCGGCCATGACGTGGCACTTCTCTCGAACTTGATGACGGATGACCATGGCGAGACTGCGCTTGCGGACCTGGAGGCGACAGGCTTCGACACAAGCCTGATCGCCCGCCGCGAAGGCGCAACCGACTTTGCCGATATCCTGCTCGATCCGACCGGCGACCGCACCATCCTGTCGAGCGAGCGCCGCCTGTCTCGAACCTTCCTGCTCGACAAGCCCGTGCATGCCGATGCCTTTTACGTGAATGCGCCAAAGCTGCCGCAGACCATAGTGGACTCGCTCGAACGAGCCCCTCTTGTCGTGTCGCAACTGCCGATACGTGAGGGTGGGCCGCGACCGGCCGATGTCATCGTGGGGTCGAAGGCCGATCTTCCAGGGATGGCACTGGCGGATGTCTGGCGCGTTGCAGCAGAGCTCGGGACAAAGCGCCTGACACACCTCGTGATGACCGACGGACCGGATAGGATTTCGCTCTTTGACGGACATCTCGAGCAGACCTTATCTCTCGCCCGCACGGTCAGCGTTCCGGACACGATCGGCGCCGGCGACACCTTCAGCGGTGCCCTGCTGCATGGATTGCTCGAAGGTCGCGGCATTGTCGAGGCGACAAGGCTCGCAGGAGACACGACGACCGATTGGCTGGAGCAGCGCGAACAGGCTGCCCACGTCTCGGCAATCGAGAAATCAATCTCTTAA
- a CDS encoding DUF982 domain-containing protein: MTEADITWTRPVELELPCGLTRRFLNAYDALDFLDAEWPTRRGYAYERAIRLCRQALRGSRSSELARSAFLAAAAEAGISQCLNPARRVSFRPQRNRDVA, from the coding sequence ATGACCGAAGCCGATATCACCTGGACCCGCCCCGTCGAACTGGAACTTCCCTGCGGTCTGACACGGCGGTTCCTGAATGCCTATGACGCACTCGATTTTCTCGATGCCGAATGGCCAACGCGACGTGGCTACGCCTATGAGCGTGCCATTCGCCTGTGCAGGCAGGCCCTGCGTGGTAGCCGCTCCTCGGAACTGGCCCGCAGCGCTTTTCTCGCGGCGGCCGCCGAAGCGGGAATTTCGCAATGCTTGAATCCGGCGCGCCGCGTCAGCTTCCGTCCGCAACGAAATCGTGACGTTGCCTGA
- the treY gene encoding malto-oligosyltrehalose synthase, with amino-acid sequence MRVPVSTYRLQFRGGMDFDRAIGLVPYLKRLGITHLYAAPVFAATAGSTHGYDVTDANLVDPVLGGREGLEELAATLKAEGLGLILDIVPNHMAASLENPWWRSVIEWGKASRYGHYFDIDWSQRLTLPFLGKPFEQAVAEGEITLTLDRKNGVLAIRYFDSFYPLHPSTYPLVLEEFTDPLAERLADLGRHADAGAEDDFHAAVRALCAGDDCDPLIAALNQRAHEPQFLMSVHDLQPYRLMSWSEAAKGLSYRRFFEIAGLVGLRVEAEDVFADAHRTILELVRSGHVDGLRIDHVDGLADPAGYLQRLRRSVGKDVFIVVEKILAPGEQLPADWPVQGSTGYEFIAAQVPAFLDLEGFITLRQTYNQLAGETLSIPERMREAKLRMIRVNFAGEVNALVKQGRELLGLDEETIRRALEELLLAFPRYRTYSVQGEMSSSDHHLLDQVLAAIKTRLDETAADAAWSIVDLLKGAGRFEDHRVADDIFRCRFQQLTGPLMAKSLEDTLFFRHVEFLALNEVGGELEPDEGGLEHFHSLMRERQASQPFGLSASSTHDTKRGEDARARLFALAEDAGRFVSLFQRWRETNRGTVQVLDGGPAPDPELEWAIFQAIIAHWPAELDIKDREGIADFTERLLAFLGKSMREAKLRTDWNDVNDVFESAVRDHVRSLMLDNHAFVRGVSEEIRPIIQGGLINGLSLTAIKLTAPGVPDIYQGSEGIDLSFVDPDNRRPPAFSALSEFDPVAPVSWTDRKALEAGWLKQALVGRGLALRNERPDLFLRGDYIPLRCEGRRMRHVIAFARRHAEQLVVTLACRWPLAMIRDGEGLKADQFWGDTRLALPEDMHHRTWSEILSRRSVAGGEALLMRALMDGQTVAILSSDE; translated from the coding sequence ATGCGAGTTCCCGTTTCGACCTACCGCCTGCAATTTCGCGGCGGCATGGATTTCGACCGCGCCATCGGCCTCGTGCCCTATCTGAAGCGGCTCGGAATAACGCATCTCTATGCTGCGCCCGTTTTCGCTGCCACGGCAGGGTCGACGCATGGTTATGATGTCACCGATGCCAATCTCGTTGATCCGGTGCTTGGAGGGCGTGAAGGCCTCGAAGAGCTCGCAGCTACGCTGAAGGCAGAAGGGCTCGGCCTGATCCTTGACATCGTGCCCAATCATATGGCGGCGAGTCTGGAGAATCCCTGGTGGCGTAGCGTGATCGAGTGGGGGAAGGCGAGCCGCTATGGTCATTACTTCGATATCGACTGGAGCCAGCGACTGACCTTGCCTTTCCTCGGCAAGCCTTTCGAGCAGGCGGTGGCCGAGGGGGAGATCACGCTCACGCTCGACCGCAAAAACGGGGTTCTGGCGATCCGGTATTTCGACAGTTTCTACCCGTTGCACCCTTCGACCTATCCGCTTGTCCTTGAAGAATTCACCGATCCGCTCGCAGAACGGCTTGCCGATCTGGGGCGGCACGCCGATGCCGGCGCGGAGGACGATTTTCACGCTGCGGTTCGTGCGCTTTGCGCGGGGGACGACTGCGACCCGCTGATTGCGGCTCTGAACCAACGCGCGCACGAGCCGCAATTCCTCATGTCGGTGCACGACCTTCAGCCCTATCGACTGATGTCGTGGTCTGAGGCGGCCAAGGGCCTGAGCTATCGGCGTTTCTTCGAAATCGCTGGATTGGTCGGGCTCCGGGTCGAGGCGGAGGACGTGTTCGCCGATGCCCATCGAACCATCCTGGAGCTGGTCCGATCCGGCCATGTGGATGGACTGCGCATCGACCATGTCGATGGTCTCGCCGATCCGGCCGGCTATCTGCAGCGCCTGCGCCGCAGCGTCGGCAAGGACGTGTTTATTGTCGTCGAAAAGATCCTGGCACCGGGTGAGCAACTGCCAGCCGACTGGCCTGTCCAGGGATCGACAGGATACGAGTTCATCGCGGCGCAGGTGCCAGCCTTCCTCGACTTGGAGGGCTTCATCACGCTACGCCAGACCTACAATCAGCTCGCCGGTGAGACCTTGTCCATTCCGGAGCGCATGCGCGAGGCGAAGCTTCGGATGATCCGGGTGAATTTCGCCGGAGAAGTGAATGCGCTGGTCAAGCAGGGAAGAGAATTGCTCGGGCTGGACGAGGAAACGATCCGCAGGGCGCTGGAAGAGCTTCTTCTGGCCTTTCCCCGGTATCGGACCTACAGCGTGCAGGGGGAGATGTCCTCGTCGGACCACCATCTTCTCGATCAGGTGCTTGCCGCAATCAAAACTCGGCTGGATGAGACCGCCGCCGATGCTGCCTGGTCAATCGTCGATCTTCTCAAGGGGGCCGGGCGCTTCGAGGATCATCGCGTGGCGGATGACATTTTCCGCTGCCGGTTTCAGCAGTTGACCGGGCCGCTGATGGCGAAATCACTCGAGGACACGCTGTTCTTCCGGCATGTCGAGTTTCTTGCCCTGAATGAGGTGGGAGGCGAACTGGAGCCGGACGAGGGAGGTCTCGAACATTTCCATTCATTGATGCGAGAGCGGCAGGCGAGCCAGCCCTTCGGCCTTTCAGCCTCGTCCACCCATGATACGAAGCGCGGCGAGGATGCGAGGGCGCGGCTCTTTGCGCTGGCGGAAGATGCCGGACGGTTCGTCAGCCTCTTCCAACGATGGCGGGAGACGAACAGGGGGACTGTCCAGGTTCTAGATGGCGGCCCGGCTCCGGATCCCGAGCTGGAATGGGCGATTTTCCAGGCAATCATCGCGCATTGGCCAGCAGAACTCGATATCAAAGATCGGGAAGGCATTGCCGATTTCACCGAACGTCTGCTCGCTTTCCTGGGGAAATCCATGCGCGAGGCCAAGCTGCGCACTGACTGGAACGACGTGAATGATGTCTTCGAGAGCGCGGTGAGAGACCATGTCCGGTCCCTGATGCTCGACAACCATGCCTTCGTTCGGGGCGTCTCCGAAGAGATCAGGCCGATCATCCAGGGTGGACTGATCAACGGCTTGAGCCTCACCGCGATCAAGCTGACCGCTCCGGGCGTTCCCGACATCTATCAAGGCAGTGAGGGCATTGATCTCAGTTTCGTCGATCCCGACAACCGCCGCCCTCCGGCATTTTCCGCGCTGTCGGAGTTCGATCCGGTTGCGCCGGTGTCCTGGACCGACCGTAAGGCACTGGAGGCGGGTTGGCTGAAACAGGCCCTGGTGGGTCGCGGGCTTGCCCTGCGCAATGAACGCCCGGATCTCTTCTTGCGGGGAGACTATATTCCGCTGCGCTGCGAAGGTCGTCGAATGCGCCATGTGATCGCCTTTGCGCGCAGGCATGCCGAACAACTGGTCGTCACCCTTGCCTGCCGTTGGCCCCTGGCCATGATCCGGGATGGCGAAGGGTTGAAGGCGGATCAGTTCTGGGGTGACACCAGGCTCGCTTTGCCCGAGGACATGCACCATCGAACGTGGAGCGAGATTCTCTCAAGGCGATCAGTGGCGGGGGGCGAAGCCTTGCTGATGCGGGCTCTGATGGATGGTCAGACCGTGGCTATCCTGAGTTCTGATGAATGA
- a CDS encoding ATP-grasp fold amidoligase family protein: MAEEQKESFIRAGYDQNSFRYLMKRIFWRLIAPLPDKLYIQLKFWSIKGEWPDVDQPKTFSEKVQYRKIHDRNPLYGKLVDKLAVKDYVAEKVGAQHVIPTFWAGTKLSDVDWSTIPLPVVIKPNHASGLGEFLYTPEDVEALKRNDPCAEWLSIDHARYNREWAYSQVDRKVVIEQMLNKDGGIPWDYRCFVFNGRLSYIMIDTRTDNQGYSATYSRDWERLPFHDPDYYPPYPHEIPRPQLLEMMVSLSEALGRDLDFVRVDLFDTGDNLYVGELTLYPGGGFEAFEPPEYDRLVGDKWALPARRS; the protein is encoded by the coding sequence TTGGCAGAAGAACAGAAGGAAAGCTTCATCCGGGCTGGTTACGACCAGAATTCGTTTCGCTATCTCATGAAGCGCATCTTCTGGCGCCTGATCGCGCCGCTGCCGGACAAGCTCTATATCCAACTCAAATTCTGGAGCATCAAGGGCGAATGGCCCGATGTCGATCAGCCGAAGACGTTCTCGGAAAAGGTCCAGTACCGGAAGATACATGACCGCAATCCGCTCTATGGAAAGCTGGTCGACAAGCTCGCGGTGAAGGACTACGTCGCCGAGAAGGTCGGAGCCCAGCATGTGATCCCGACCTTTTGGGCCGGCACGAAGCTTTCGGATGTCGACTGGTCGACGATCCCGCTGCCGGTCGTCATCAAGCCAAACCATGCGAGCGGGCTCGGTGAGTTTCTCTATACGCCCGAGGATGTCGAAGCGCTCAAGCGCAATGATCCCTGCGCCGAGTGGTTGTCCATCGACCATGCCCGCTACAACAGGGAATGGGCCTATTCACAGGTCGACCGCAAGGTGGTCATCGAGCAGATGCTGAACAAGGACGGCGGCATTCCCTGGGACTATCGCTGTTTCGTCTTCAATGGGCGGCTATCGTACATCATGATCGATACGCGCACGGACAATCAGGGCTACTCAGCGACCTATTCCCGCGATTGGGAGCGCCTGCCGTTCCATGACCCGGACTATTATCCGCCCTATCCGCATGAAATCCCACGTCCGCAATTGCTTGAGATGATGGTCTCTCTGTCGGAGGCTCTTGGACGCGACCTGGATTTCGTTCGGGTCGATCTGTTCGATACCGGCGACAATCTCTATGTCGGCGAGCTAACGCTCTATCCCGGCGGCGGCTTCGAAGCGTTTGAACCGCCGGAATATGATCGTCTTGTCGGAGACAAGTGGGCTCTGCCTGCCCGCCGGTCGTGA
- a CDS encoding response regulator transcription factor, whose translation MRILLVEDTLDVGEAISRRFETIGHTVDWQTDGRAAADILVFTEYDLVILDVMLPGMDGFSILKRLRDGGSTVPVLVLTARSEIDDRVGALDLGADDYLVKPFDFRELEARARVLMRRRTGGEATNVIVCGDVLLDRSQRSVKVGNREVPLKRREMTLLEILASRPGRVFSKDQLLDQIFGFDEPAGPNAIELYVGRLRKKLEGAKARIVTVRGVGYQLVSDAED comes from the coding sequence ATGCGAATTCTGCTCGTGGAAGACACGCTCGACGTCGGAGAGGCAATCTCACGCCGCTTTGAAACCATCGGCCATACGGTCGACTGGCAGACTGACGGCCGTGCTGCGGCGGACATCCTGGTTTTCACCGAATACGACCTCGTCATTCTCGATGTCATGCTGCCGGGCATGGACGGTTTCTCGATCCTGAAGCGATTGCGCGATGGGGGCAGCACCGTGCCAGTTCTGGTGCTGACGGCCCGGTCAGAAATCGACGATCGTGTCGGCGCGCTTGATCTCGGTGCCGACGACTATCTCGTGAAGCCCTTCGACTTTCGTGAACTGGAAGCCCGCGCGCGCGTCCTGATGCGTCGCCGTACCGGAGGCGAAGCGACCAATGTCATCGTCTGTGGCGATGTGCTGCTCGACAGAAGCCAGCGCTCCGTCAAGGTCGGCAATCGCGAAGTGCCACTCAAGCGCCGGGAAATGACCCTGCTCGAAATCCTCGCGAGCCGGCCGGGCCGTGTGTTCAGCAAGGACCAGCTTCTTGACCAGATCTTCGGCTTCGACGAGCCCGCAGGGCCCAACGCCATCGAGCTCTATGTCGGACGCCTGAGGAAAAAGCTGGAAGGAGCAAAGGCACGCATCGTGACCGTCCGCGGTGTCGGCTATCAACTGGTGTCAGATGCAGAGGACTAG
- a CDS encoding sensor histidine kinase, with the protein MTAAWFYARAAADEAYDRLLQGAAIQILDSLVVEEGRIAVDLPPSAFELLGLAPRDKIFYRVVAPDGTTLTGYEDLDFPADVANARTQALFETASFRDLPVRMVAASRAIADPSIGGWANVLIAQTTEARQELTTELTTRALVLVGVMSLLALGGTILAVRYSLHPLDALGDTLRRRDSQDLTPLAIDVPRELSPFVESINHFMRRLDDRLRLLQRFIADSAHQIRTPLTALSAQVSLIDEDALSDDDRRHLNRVKNRASELARFTTQLLNHAMVIHRFDSVQLSPVDVVDVARKAFRAAVPITIDPDIVVSFEAPPEALMVLGDALSLREAIVNVIDNSLRHGVISSLAVRIVRRGNFVLVEVEDDGPGIPAQDWPQVTRRFVSSKSGEGSSGLGFAIASEVATTLSGALAFREPTPQSGFTVFLELPLLDKRSAP; encoded by the coding sequence ATGACTGCTGCCTGGTTCTATGCGCGGGCCGCCGCCGACGAGGCCTATGATCGCCTCCTCCAGGGCGCAGCCATCCAGATCCTCGACAGCCTCGTGGTCGAGGAAGGTCGAATTGCAGTCGATCTGCCGCCGAGCGCCTTCGAGCTGCTCGGCCTCGCTCCGCGCGACAAGATCTTCTACCGCGTCGTGGCACCCGATGGCACCACGTTGACGGGATACGAGGACCTCGACTTTCCCGCCGACGTGGCCAATGCCCGGACACAGGCGCTTTTCGAGACCGCGAGCTTCCGCGACCTGCCGGTTCGCATGGTTGCCGCGAGCCGCGCGATCGCGGATCCCTCTATCGGTGGATGGGCGAATGTCCTGATTGCGCAGACGACCGAAGCCCGGCAGGAACTGACCACGGAACTCACCACCCGCGCGCTCGTTCTGGTCGGCGTGATGAGCCTTCTGGCCCTCGGCGGCACCATTTTGGCCGTGCGGTATTCGCTCCACCCGCTGGATGCGCTCGGCGACACCCTGCGGCGCCGCGACAGCCAGGACCTGACGCCGCTGGCCATCGACGTGCCCCGCGAACTCTCTCCCTTCGTCGAGTCGATCAACCACTTCATGCGCCGTCTCGACGATCGCCTACGCCTCCTGCAGCGCTTCATCGCCGACAGCGCCCACCAGATCCGCACGCCGCTGACGGCACTTTCGGCTCAGGTGAGCCTGATCGACGAGGACGCACTCTCCGATGACGATCGCCGCCACCTGAACCGGGTGAAGAACCGCGCCTCCGAACTTGCCCGTTTTACCACCCAGCTGCTCAACCACGCCATGGTCATCCACCGCTTCGACTCGGTCCAGCTCTCGCCGGTGGATGTGGTCGACGTGGCCCGCAAGGCTTTCCGCGCCGCCGTTCCGATCACCATCGATCCGGATATCGTCGTTTCCTTCGAGGCCCCGCCAGAGGCGCTGATGGTGCTCGGGGATGCTTTGAGTCTGCGCGAGGCCATCGTCAACGTCATCGACAATTCGCTCCGCCACGGCGTTATCTCCAGCCTTGCCGTTCGGATCGTCAGGCGCGGCAACTTCGTGCTGGTCGAGGTGGAAGACGACGGTCCCGGCATTCCCGCACAGGACTGGCCACAGGTCACCCGCCGCTTCGTCTCCTCGAAGAGCGGCGAAGGCAGCTCCGGCCTCGGCTTCGCAATCGCATCGGAAGTGGCCACGACATTGAGCGGGGCCCTCGCATTCCGCGAGCCCACGCCTCAGAGCGGCTTCACCGTCTTCCTCGAACTCCCCCTGCTAGACAAGAGGTCCGCGCCATGA
- a CDS encoding ABC transporter substrate-binding protein: MNLKRKIASLMACLLTSSLASTSVLALEGDRSIFPAPGTERARLVINGVTDAEVIAPLIRDFQQKAPDVAVEFNDYVSNDLFREAELACREKRSHGDLWISSSVDHLVKLANDGCARSHRSAETERVSAWANWRDEIFGFAFEPAVIVYDASQVPPEDVPRSHVEIAELLRRKPDEYWTRIGTYNVKLSGVGYLLAFHDALQAPTSYGRLLESFSRAEVVTSCCNKEVLDLIETRRLKIAYNILGSYAYARYLRNNDMRVVVPRDYTLILTRGAMIPTHSPQPDLAARFVDHLVSERGQKVAREKAFYFAENAPLPPGVDGPISLIESGIGRPIRVGPALLAAQDRATREEFIRNWTSLLAPGAQ, encoded by the coding sequence ATGAACCTGAAGCGCAAGATCGCGTCATTGATGGCTTGCCTGCTGACGAGTTCCCTCGCCTCGACATCCGTTCTGGCGCTCGAGGGCGACCGGTCCATCTTCCCGGCGCCGGGTACGGAACGCGCCCGGCTGGTCATCAACGGCGTGACCGACGCGGAGGTGATCGCGCCCCTGATCCGCGACTTCCAGCAGAAGGCACCGGATGTCGCGGTGGAGTTCAACGACTATGTCAGCAACGATCTGTTTCGCGAGGCGGAATTGGCGTGTCGCGAGAAGCGCAGCCATGGCGACCTCTGGATTTCCTCCTCGGTCGACCATCTGGTGAAGCTCGCCAATGACGGCTGCGCCCGGTCCCATCGATCGGCAGAGACCGAACGGGTCTCTGCCTGGGCCAACTGGCGAGACGAGATATTCGGCTTCGCCTTCGAACCCGCCGTCATCGTCTATGACGCCTCCCAGGTCCCCCCGGAAGACGTGCCGCGTTCGCATGTGGAAATCGCCGAACTGCTGCGCCGCAAGCCGGACGAATACTGGACCCGGATCGGCACGTACAACGTCAAGCTCTCGGGCGTCGGCTATCTCCTGGCCTTCCATGACGCCCTGCAGGCCCCGACCAGTTACGGCCGGCTTCTGGAGAGCTTCAGCCGTGCCGAAGTCGTGACCAGTTGCTGCAACAAGGAAGTGCTCGACCTGATCGAGACCCGCCGCCTGAAGATTGCCTACAACATCCTCGGTTCCTATGCCTATGCACGCTATCTGCGCAACAACGACATGCGGGTCGTCGTGCCGCGCGATTACACCCTGATCTTGACAAGAGGCGCGATGATCCCGACCCACTCGCCGCAACCAGACCTTGCCGCCCGCTTTGTGGATCATCTGGTGTCGGAACGCGGGCAGAAGGTCGCGCGAGAAAAGGCCTTTTACTTCGCCGAAAACGCACCTTTGCCACCCGGCGTAGACGGGCCCATCTCGCTGATCGAATCCGGTATCGGCCGCCCCATTCGCGTCGGCCCCGCACTCCTCGCCGCGCAGGACCGAGCGACCCGGGAAGAATTCATCCGCAACTGGACATCGCTGCTGGCGCCCGGCGCCCAATGA
- a CDS encoding TRAP transporter permease, with the protein MTQADNISAQQAAGPILAHNVDEEPVASNQRLHAGWLNKAIIVLCIAYTAFHIGVMNLYPLETWTYRLIHVCGGLLLGFLIYSAVQLPTTAPGQARRNPIAWLLLLAGIGGIGYGFAMIAYAWGAYWMTGNARPPVFVFSSFGLPLLAGTVAALAAVWFFPSRDRTRVDWADYALGLASIAVLGYILFNVGPLRLRAGTAMAQPADFYAALVGVILILEVTRRVAGLALVVIASIFILYSFAGPYLPGFLAHRGYDPRRFFTYIFTDQGILSDPVAVSSTYIILFITFAAFLQASKVGDYFVNFAFAAAGRARGGPAKVAVLASGLMGMINGTSAGNVVSTGSLTIPLMKKVGYPAKTSAAIEAAASSGGQIMPPIMGAGAFIMAEVTGIPYTDIVIAAIIPSVLYFASVYFMVDLQATKLGMKGLPKEELPVFKELLKQVYLFIPIIMLIYTLFAGYSVIRAGTVSMMAAAAVSWLTPHRMGPRLLAKAFDIAARMSIQLVAVCACAGIIVGVIALTGVGARFSSLLLGIAEQNQLLALFFAMCISIVLGMGMPTTAAYAVAAAVVAPGLVNLGIPVLTAHFFVFYFAVMSAITPPVALAAYAGAALSGSDPMKTSVESFKIGLAAFVVPFMFFYSQAMLMQGTWLEILHVFLTASLGIYMLASAVQGWFFGRLGVPLRLVLLVAALSMISGGLISDLIGLLVGGSLFAYQRRYVTPVVIARGVD; encoded by the coding sequence ATGACACAAGCTGACAATATCTCAGCGCAGCAAGCCGCTGGGCCCATCCTGGCTCACAATGTCGATGAGGAGCCGGTTGCGAGCAACCAGCGGCTCCATGCAGGCTGGCTCAACAAGGCCATCATAGTTCTCTGCATCGCCTATACCGCTTTCCACATCGGGGTGATGAACCTCTATCCGCTCGAAACCTGGACCTATCGCCTGATCCACGTTTGCGGCGGACTGCTTCTCGGCTTCCTGATCTATTCTGCCGTGCAATTGCCGACCACCGCACCTGGGCAGGCGCGACGCAACCCGATCGCATGGCTTCTCTTGCTGGCGGGCATCGGTGGCATCGGTTATGGCTTCGCCATGATTGCCTATGCCTGGGGCGCCTACTGGATGACGGGCAATGCCCGGCCACCCGTCTTCGTCTTCTCGAGCTTCGGTCTGCCGCTTCTGGCCGGCACGGTGGCAGCCCTCGCGGCCGTGTGGTTCTTCCCCAGTCGTGACCGTACGCGTGTCGACTGGGCAGATTATGCGCTCGGTCTCGCCTCGATCGCCGTCCTCGGTTACATCCTGTTCAACGTCGGACCGCTTCGTCTGAGGGCCGGAACGGCCATGGCGCAGCCGGCGGACTTTTATGCCGCCCTCGTCGGCGTCATCCTCATTCTCGAAGTGACGCGTCGCGTTGCGGGTCTCGCCCTTGTCGTGATCGCCTCGATTTTCATTCTCTATTCCTTCGCCGGCCCCTATCTGCCCGGCTTCCTGGCGCATCGCGGATACGACCCGCGGCGCTTCTTCACCTATATCTTCACCGATCAGGGAATCCTCAGTGATCCCGTGGCGGTGTCGTCGACCTACATCATTCTCTTCATCACCTTCGCGGCCTTCCTGCAGGCGTCGAAAGTGGGCGACTACTTCGTGAACTTCGCCTTTGCCGCGGCTGGGCGTGCGCGTGGTGGTCCGGCCAAGGTGGCCGTTCTCGCCTCCGGTCTGATGGGCATGATCAATGGAACGTCTGCCGGCAACGTGGTCTCGACCGGTTCGCTGACGATCCCGCTGATGAAGAAAGTCGGCTATCCGGCCAAGACATCGGCAGCTATCGAAGCTGCAGCGTCGTCCGGCGGCCAGATCATGCCTCCGATCATGGGGGCAGGGGCCTTCATCATGGCGGAAGTCACGGGCATTCCCTATACGGACATCGTGATTGCGGCGATCATTCCGTCGGTCCTCTACTTTGCCTCCGTCTACTTCATGGTCGATCTGCAGGCCACGAAACTCGGCATGAAGGGTCTTCCGAAGGAAGAATTGCCGGTCTTCAAGGAACTCCTGAAGCAGGTCTACCTGTTCATCCCGATCATCATGCTGATCTACACCCTGTTTGCGGGGTACTCTGTCATCCGCGCCGGCACGGTGTCGATGATGGCGGCCGCCGCGGTCAGCTGGTTGACGCCGCATCGCATGGGGCCGCGGCTGCTGGCGAAGGCATTCGACATCGCCGCACGCATGTCGATACAGCTGGTGGCAGTCTGCGCCTGCGCGGGCATCATCGTCGGCGTCATTGCGTTGACCGGCGTCGGGGCGCGCTTCTCCAGCCTTCTGCTGGGGATTGCGGAACAGAACCAGTTGCTGGCGCTGTTCTTCGCGATGTGCATTTCCATCGTGCTTGGCATGGGCATGCCGACGACCGCCGCCTATGCGGTCGCGGCAGCCGTGGTTGCACCGGGTCTCGTCAATCTCGGCATTCCGGTTCTGACGGCGCACTTCTTCGTGTTCTACTTCGCCGTCATGTCCGCGATCACGCCGCCGGTGGCGCTCGCCGCCTATGCAGGGGCAGCCCTTTCGGGGTCCGATCCGATGAAGACGTCCGTGGAAAGCTTCAAGATCGGTCTTGCCGCCTTCGTGGTGCCGTTCATGTTCTTCTATTCCCAGGCCATGCTGATGCAGGGAACCTGGCTCGAGATCTTGCACGTGTTCCTGACGGCAAGCCTTGGGATCTACATGCTCGCGTCCGCGGTTCAGGGCTGGTTCTTCGGTCGGCTTGGGGTGCCGCTTCGTCTGGTGCTGCTAGTCGCCGCCCTCAGCATGATCAGCGGCGGTCTGATCTCGGATCTGATCGGGTTGTTGGTCGGCGGTTCGCTCTTTGCCTATCAAAGACGATACGTCACCCCCGTGGTGATTGCTCGCGGCGTCGACTAA